One window from the genome of Dermacentor silvarum isolate Dsil-2018 chromosome 5, BIME_Dsil_1.4, whole genome shotgun sequence encodes:
- the LOC119452814 gene encoding uncharacterized protein LOC119452814, with amino-acid sequence MGASHFLWLLLAIGLAQASQKSHSSLPSVNQKAQSGFRSWLWSALFKRYWPFWLLKNMEDGQESIYQDGGEDLDRFDTPRATANDMHGAHFGGDYAFPRYGGQSRMSRYGIDYGDYHARRHGFRGPYNYRPDARSFGAPSDAAFHDGLAYPRWTGHFSGQEHPTTFDPHLTNPYYRDPFHAQRFVAQYPYFRI; translated from the exons ATGGGAGCGTCGCACTTTTTATGGCTGCTCTTGGCCATAGGGCTGGCGCAAGCTTCGCAGAAATCGCACAGCTCGCTTCCTTCCGTCAACCAGAAGGCCCAAAGCGGCTTCCGCAGTTGGCTTTGGTCTGCATTATTCAAACGTTACTGGCCTTTTTGGCTGCTGAAAAACATGGAGGATGGTCAGGAGAGCATCTATCAAGATGGCG GAGAGGACCTTGACAGATTCGACACGCCTAGAGCCACGGCCAACGATATGCACGGTGCCCACTTTGGCGGCGACTACGCTTTCCCGCGCTACGGTGGTCAGTCCCGCATGAGTCGGTACGGAATCGACTACGGTGACTATCACGCACGCCGGCATGGCTTTAGGGGGCCCTACAATTATAGGCCTGATGCCCGCTCTTTTGGCGCCCCAAGCGACGCGGCGTTCCACGACGGCCTGGCCTATCCGAGATGGACGGGCCACTTTTCCGGCCAGGAACATCCGACCACCTTTGACCCGCACCTTACGAACCCATACTACCGCGATCCGTTCCATGCGCAGCGGTTTGTGGCGCAGTACCCGTACTTTCGTATTTAA